TTACCGACTCCCCTACCGACACCCAGCTGAGAATGGGTAAGAGCCACATTGCCGCCCGTCTGTCCTTCAACGGCGAGACGGGCCCTCACGGCATGGATCTTACCGAGGCCGGAACCAAGAAGAGCCTGGCCGTCTATGTGGTGGGCGACCCGCAGGATGTTCCTGGCATCGCCACGCTGGGCCCGGATCCGTTCACCGAGGCGTTCGACGCCGACATGCTGGCGGAGATCCTCGCCGGCAGTTCCCAGCAGATCAAGGGGCTCCTGAGGAGTCAGAGCGTTATCGCCGGGATCGGGAACGCCTACAGCGACGAGATCCTGCACGCGGCCAGGATTTCCCCCTTTGCGATTTCCAAGTCACTGGACCGGGATTCAGTGCAGATCCTCTACGACGCGATCCACAGCATCCTGGGAACCGCGCTCAGGGAAGCGCACGGCAAGCCTCCCAGCGAGCTCAAGGACACTAAGCGGAGCCATATGAGGGTCCATGCCCGGACCGGCCAGGCCTGCCCGGTGTGCGGCGACACGGTCCGTGAAGTGTCGTTCGCAGACACGGCCCTGCAGTACTGCCCCACCTGCCAGACCAAGGGAAAGATCCTCGCGGACCGCCGGACGTCGAAGTTCCTGAAATAGCGGAAAAGAGAAGCAGAAAGAGAAGCCAAAACAGAAGCGCCCCGGAGAGAATTCTCCGGGGCGCTTCTGTTTTGGTCGGGCTGACAGGATTTGAACCTGCGACCCCTTGACCCCCAGTCAAGTGCGCTACCAAGCTGCGCTACAGCCCGTCAGTTCTGCCGTTCTCCGCTGCATGTCATCGCTGAAACCTCCAGCAATTTCACTCAGCAGTCCGGCCGAACCACCTCCAAAAGCTTACACGATTCCGGAGGGTGCCTGTGACATTTACGAAGCACCACAGGCATGGTGTGTCCCAATTAACGCTTCTTGCCGCGCTTTTCGCGTACCCGCATGTTGACCTCGATGGGGGTGCCCTCGAAACCGAACGTTTCACGCAGCCGGCGGGTGATGAACCGGCGGTAGCCGGGGTCCAGGAAGCCGGTGGTGAACAGCACGAACTTCGGCGGACGGCTCGATGCCTGGGTTCCGAACAGGATGCGCGGCTGTTTTCCGCCGCGCACGGGGTGCGGGTGGGCGGCCACGAGCTCGCCGAGGAAGGCGTTGAGCCTGCCCGTCGGGATGCGCTTGTCCCAGTTCTCCAGGGCCAGGTCCAGGGCGGGAACCAGGCGGTCCTTATGCCAGCCCGTCAGCGCCGAAATGTTGACACGCGGGGCCCACGCCACGTGGGCCAGGTCCTGCTCAATCTCCCGCTCCAGGTAGGTGCGGCGTTCGTCGTCCAGCAGGTCCCACTTGTTGAAGGCAAGGACCAGGGCACGGCCGGATTCGATGGCCAGCTGAAGGATCCGGACGTCCTGCTCGCTCAGGACTTCGTCGACGGCAAGGAGCACGACGGCGACCTCCGCCTTTTCCAGCGCGGCCTGGGTCCGGAGCGAGGCGTAGTAGTCCGCGCCCTGGGCCATATGCTGGCGGCGCCGTATTCCGGCAGTGTCAACAAAGCGCCAGGTGCGGCCGCCCAGTTCGATGAATTCGTCCACGGGGTCGCGGGTAGTGCCGGCCGTGTTGTCCACGACAACCCGCTCCGAGCCCGCGAGTTTGTTCAGCAGAGAGGACTTGCCCACGTTTGGGCGACCGATCAGGGCGATGCGCCGCGGACCACCGGAGCGCTCGAGGCCCTCGATGGTGGAGAATTCCGGCAGCGTGTCCATCACATGGTCCAGGAGGTCAGCGACCCCGCGCCCGTGGAGGGCCGAAACCGGGTACGGCTCGCCGAAGCCAAGGCCCCACAGGGTGGCCGAGTCTGCTTCCTGGGCGAAGTCGTCCACCTTGTTGGCCACCATGATGACCGGCTTCTTGCTCTTGCGGAGCATCTTCATGACGCCCTCGTCCGTCGCGGTTGCTCCCACGGCAGAATCAACGACGAAGAGAACTGCATC
Above is a window of Arthrobacter pascens DNA encoding:
- the der gene encoding ribosome biogenesis GTPase Der, producing the protein MSDTTQTSGHSGAGEDEYTPTGTDQVAERLAALDDDEAEMRAASLRAGLEDYELDEDDAALLSGEYSDEDFDGPVKLDPVLAIIGRPNVGKSTLVNRILGRREAVVEDTPGVTRDRVMYSAHWNGRNFTLVDTGGWEHDARGIHARVAEQAEMAVELADAVLFVVDSAVGATATDEGVMKMLRKSKKPVIMVANKVDDFAQEADSATLWGLGFGEPYPVSALHGRGVADLLDHVMDTLPEFSTIEGLERSGGPRRIALIGRPNVGKSSLLNKLAGSERVVVDNTAGTTRDPVDEFIELGGRTWRFVDTAGIRRRQHMAQGADYYASLRTQAALEKAEVAVVLLAVDEVLSEQDVRILQLAIESGRALVLAFNKWDLLDDERRTYLEREIEQDLAHVAWAPRVNISALTGWHKDRLVPALDLALENWDKRIPTGRLNAFLGELVAAHPHPVRGGKQPRILFGTQASSRPPKFVLFTTGFLDPGYRRFITRRLRETFGFEGTPIEVNMRVREKRGKKR
- a CDS encoding Fpg/Nei family DNA glycosylase, coding for MPELPEVAGLAGFLDEQLRGSVFSKVQIVSFAVLKTADPPYSALQGRTVTGVRRFGKFVSIDAGGLSFVFHLAKAGWVRFTDSPTDTQLRMGKSHIAARLSFNGETGPHGMDLTEAGTKKSLAVYVVGDPQDVPGIATLGPDPFTEAFDADMLAEILAGSSQQIKGLLRSQSVIAGIGNAYSDEILHAARISPFAISKSLDRDSVQILYDAIHSILGTALREAHGKPPSELKDTKRSHMRVHARTGQACPVCGDTVREVSFADTALQYCPTCQTKGKILADRRTSKFLK